A region of Ovis canadensis isolate MfBH-ARS-UI-01 breed Bighorn chromosome 19, ARS-UI_OviCan_v2, whole genome shotgun sequence DNA encodes the following proteins:
- the ZNF197 gene encoding zinc finger protein 197 isoform X5, which translates to MLNMQGAEEREIGREICPGWMNKSAPEQDGTDIESPGVASKRSQEDEYQDSTFEEKHICENMKENPPREAPGPRFFREGFGAITFIHKEAPPEMISQQYHLERSLLLTSSLVTHLRVSTEESLHKWETNSIHSNEISGQSKCLTLSTQKKSWKCGECGKTFTQRSSFTQHQRTHTRPYTCEECGKTFSRSSFLIRHQRIHTGVKPYECEQCGKTFRCRSFLTQHQRIHTGEKPYKCNECGNSFRNHSHLTEHQRTHTGEKPYKCNRCGKAFSQNTHLIHHQRIHTGEKPYLCNECGSSFRKRSNLTQHQRIHTGEKPYKCDECGKTFHTKANLSQHQRIHTGEKPYKCKECGKAFCQSPSLIKHQRIHTGEKPYKCKECGKAFAQSTPLTKHQRIHTGERPYKCSECGKAFIQSICLIRHQRSHTGEKPYKCNECGKGFNQNTCLTQHMRIHTGEKPYKCQECGKAFAHNTSLTEHHRTHTGEKLYKCSECEKTFRKYAHLSEHYRIHTEGI; encoded by the exons GTTGGATGAACAAGTCTGCTCCAGAGCAGGATGGCACTGATATTGAGTCGCCAGGGGTAGCATCAAAGAGATCCCAAGAGGATGAATACCAGGATTCTACATTTGAAGAAAAACATATATGTGAGAACATGAAGGAAAACCCTCCCAGAGAGGCTCCTGGACCACGGTTTTTCCGAGAAGGTTTTGGAGCAATAACTTTTATCCATAAGGAAGCACCTCCAGAAATGATTAGCCAGCAATATCATTTAGAGAGAAGCTTGCTTTTGACCTCAAGTCTTGTTACGCATCTCAGGGTTTCTACAGAAGAGAGCCTACATAAATGGGAGACAAATAGCATACACAGCAATGAGATTTCAGGCCAAAGTAAATGTTTGACCCTCTCTACACAGAAAAAATCTTGGAAATGTGGTGAATGTGGAAAAACCTTTACTCAGCGCTCATCCTTTACCCAGCATCAGAGAACTCATACAAGACCCTACACATGTGAGGAATGTGGGAAAACTTTTAGTCGTAGCTCATTCCTTATTCGACATcaaagaattcatactggagtGAAACCGTATGAGTGTGAGCAGTGTGGGAAAACATTTAGATGTCGATCATTTCTTACTCAGCATCAGAGaatccacactggagagaaaccgtataaatgtaatgaatgtgggaaTTCCTTCCGCAATCATTCACATCTCactgaacaccagagaactcatactggagaaaaaccttacaaatgtaatagatgtgggaaggccttcagtCAGAACACACACCTCATTcatcatcagagaattcacactggTGAGAAACCTTATTTATGCAATGAATGTGGCTCTTCTTTTCGCAAACGCTCAAATCTTAcacaacatcagagaattcacactggggagaagccatataaatgtgatgagtgtgggaaAACTTTCCATACAAAGGCAAacctctctcagcatcagagaattcatactggagagaaaccctataaatgtaaggaatgtgggaaagccttttgtCAGAGCCCATCCCTTATTAAAcaccagcgaattcatactggagaaaaaccgtataaatgtaaggaatgtggCAAAGCTTTTGCTCAGAGCACCCCACTCACtaaacatcagagaattcatacaggAGAAAGACCCTACAAATGCAGTGAATGTGGTAAAGCTTTCATTCAGAGCATTTGCCTTATTCGGCATCAGAGAAGtcacactggagaaaaacccTATAAATGCAATGAATGTGGAAAGGGCTTTAACCAGAATACCTGCCTCACTCAGCATatgagaattcatactggagagaagccttataaatgtcaagaatgtgggaaagcctttgcTCACAACACATCTCTTACTGAACATCACAGAACTCACACTGGTGAGAAGCTCTATAAATGTAGTGAGTGTGAGAAAACCTTCCGGAAGTATGCACACCTTAGTGAACATTACAGGATTCACACTG AAGGAATCTGA
- the KIAA1143 gene encoding uncharacterized protein KIAA1143 homolog: MSKRNQVSYVRPAEPAFLARFKERVGYKEGPTVETKRIQPQLPEEDGDHSDKEDEQPQVVVLKKGDLSAEEVMKIKAEIKAAKADEEPASADGRIMYRKPVKRSSDEKYAGLSASSKKKKTKEEDERNKQDSVEKSSRKQIKNSSLLSFDNEDENE, from the exons ATGAGCAAGCGGAACCAGGTGTCCTATGTGCGGCCAGCCGAGCCGGCCTTCCTGGCCCGCTTCAAGGAACGGGTCGGCTACAAGGAAGGGCCCACCGTAGAAACCAAG AGAATCCAGCCTCAGCTCCCAGAAGAAGATGGTGATCACAGTGACAAAGAAGATGAACAGCCCCAAGTGGtggttttaaaaaagggagaTCTGTCAGCTGAAGAAGTCATGAAAATTAAGGCGGAAATAAAGGCTGCCAAAGCAG ATGAAGAGCCAGCTTCAGCTGATGGAAGAATTATGTATCGAAAACCAGTCAAGCGTTCCTCAGATGAAAAATATGCAGGTTTATCAGCaagctcaaaaaagaaaaaaacaaaagaagaagatgaaagaaataagCAGGACTCAGTTGAAAAGAGCTCACGAAAGCAGATCAAAAACAGTAGCCTCCTTTCTTTTGACAATgaagatgaaaatgaataa